From a region of the Cenarchaeum symbiont of Oopsacas minuta genome:
- a CDS encoding peptidyl-prolyl cis-trans isomerase, protein MPNAVIETNHGSIKINLLPDLAPESVRNFVKLAQSGFYNGTLFHRVIPGFMIQGGDPNTKNKAKETWGTGGPGYMIKAEFNARSHKRGIVSMARSQDPNSAGSQFFIVTTDSAFLDRQYTVFGEVTEGMDIADIIVKLPKDGNDCPLQEAKMIKITVM, encoded by the coding sequence TATAAAAATCAACTTGCTTCCAGATCTAGCTCCTGAGTCTGTTCGTAACTTTGTTAAACTTGCCCAATCTGGTTTTTATAATGGTACACTCTTTCATAGAGTCATACCAGGATTTATGATACAAGGAGGAGATCCGAATACAAAAAACAAAGCAAAAGAAACATGGGGTACAGGCGGACCTGGATATATGATAAAGGCAGAATTCAATGCTAGATCACACAAGCGTGGTATCGTATCTATGGCTAGATCACAGGATCCAAACAGTGCAGGTTCACAGTTTTTTATAGTAACAACTGATAGTGCATTTTTGGATCGCCAGTATACAGTCTTTGGGGAGGTAACAGAGGGCATGGATATTGCAGATATAATTGTAAAACTTCCAAAAGACGGAAACGATTGTCCGTTGCAGGAAGCAAAGATGATAAAAATTACGGTAATGTAA
- a CDS encoding putative membrane protein → MYVWTIVLITCIALLTIHGAYGQVLPEPVVNENIHAVINSDGIVYVTHEIINERVDSQVVLLNGTTSKISVSDSKGDAIEYTLSDKGRSVVIKAHEDSKHTIIEYELADAVIKKNGAWVWDVLHQGSIKFSYPNGTKIVFINETPVYIENETSKIRCHGCIMYMTYVIDEPEYLLKVEWEDRIFESKIQTLGSIGSIDFIQSEKSISFDYSGEHFVTVEIPREFLWDPYQVWLDDVKIINYEIEKDKDTVLLSFKPESGTITIIGASVIPEIPAGALVLVTAIGITVAITINRFPSRL, encoded by the coding sequence ATGTACGTTTGGACAATTGTATTGATTACATGTATTGCTTTATTGACTATACATGGTGCATACGGACAGGTTTTACCTGAACCTGTTGTAAATGAAAATATCCATGCAGTAATAAATTCAGATGGCATAGTTTACGTGACACATGAGATAATCAATGAACGAGTAGATTCACAAGTTGTACTCTTGAATGGAACAACTTCTAAAATATCTGTATCCGATTCTAAAGGAGATGCAATAGAATATACGCTATCTGATAAAGGGAGATCCGTTGTAATCAAAGCCCACGAGGATTCCAAACACACCATTATAGAATACGAACTTGCAGATGCAGTAATCAAAAAAAATGGAGCATGGGTTTGGGACGTATTACATCAGGGCAGTATAAAATTTTCATACCCAAATGGAACAAAGATTGTGTTTATCAACGAAACTCCAGTATACATTGAAAATGAAACAAGTAAAATTCGCTGTCATGGATGTATCATGTATATGACATATGTAATAGATGAGCCTGAATACCTTTTAAAAGTAGAATGGGAAGATCGTATATTTGAATCAAAGATACAAACACTAGGAAGTATAGGTTCGATTGATTTCATACAGAGTGAAAAAAGTATCAGTTTTGATTACAGTGGTGAACATTTTGTCACAGTAGAGATACCACGGGAATTTTTGTGGGATCCGTACCAAGTTTGGTTGGATGATGTAAAAATTATAAATTATGAGATAGAAAAGGATAAAGATACAGTTTTACTTTCATTCAAGCCAGAGTCTGGTACCATTACAATAATAGGTGCATCTGTAATTCCAGAGATTCCTGCTGGAGCATTGGTTTTGGTAACGGCCATTGGAATAACAGTTGCAATCACTATAAACAGATTTCCTAGTCGCCTGTAG
- a CDS encoding Ribokinase-like protein, producing MLVVFGSVALDTIRTPTKTLRCQFGGAATFASISASFFTKTGLLAVVGSDFPKKYSNVLAKRINLSGLNIKKGKTFHYDGRYDKTLQNRTTLKTELNVLDGFKATVPDKYKRSKFVYLANNDPEQNIRVLGEFEKVKFSMCDTIDFWIHTKRAAVKKMIAIVDAVVINDEEARLLVKEHNLVRCAKKISKMGAKYVIIKKAEHGALFFYEDTVFASPGFPIPDPVDPTGAGDSFAGAIIGYMANANSSSPATIKKAITYGNVMGSIVVQGYGTAPLLRLKKATIEKRAAKYHSIVCS from the coding sequence ATGCTTGTAGTATTTGGTTCTGTGGCACTTGATACAATAAGAACTCCCACAAAGACACTTCGATGCCAGTTTGGTGGTGCGGCAACTTTTGCGAGTATCTCTGCGAGTTTTTTTACAAAGACAGGACTACTAGCAGTTGTCGGCAGTGACTTTCCAAAAAAATATTCCAACGTGCTAGCAAAACGCATAAACTTGTCGGGTCTAAATATTAAAAAAGGTAAAACATTTCACTATGATGGAAGATACGATAAAACACTGCAGAATAGAACTACACTAAAAACAGAATTGAATGTTTTAGATGGGTTCAAAGCTACAGTCCCTGATAAATACAAGAGATCAAAGTTTGTATATTTGGCAAACAATGACCCTGAACAAAATATAAGAGTGTTGGGAGAGTTTGAAAAGGTAAAATTTTCAATGTGTGATACGATTGATTTTTGGATACATACAAAACGTGCTGCAGTAAAAAAGATGATTGCCATAGTAGACGCAGTGGTGATAAACGATGAAGAGGCAAGATTACTTGTTAAAGAACACAACCTTGTACGGTGTGCAAAAAAGATCTCAAAGATGGGAGCAAAATATGTGATAATTAAAAAAGCCGAGCATGGTGCACTCTTTTTTTACGAGGATACAGTATTTGCTAGTCCAGGATTTCCCATTCCAGATCCAGTCGATCCCACAGGTGCTGGAGACTCTTTTGCTGGAGCCATAATAGGATACATGGCCAACGCAAACTCGTCTTCACCGGCAACCATAAAAAAAGCCATCACATACGGCAACGTTATGGGATCCATAGTGGTCCAAGGATACGGTACAGCTCCACTGTTACGACTCAAAAAGGCGACAATTGAAAAACGAGCTGCAAAGTATCATAGTATAGTCTGCTCTTAG
- a CDS encoding dUTPase — MNDNDMLEEIFSMQKGLAKAMDLSRYPKDTEGRVSSLCTAIMHEAIELQRTTNWKWWKTPVAFDIKHAKEELVDIWHFVVQTSLELGLEPKDILEEYRRKNAINHKRQIDGY; from the coding sequence ATGAACGATAATGATATGTTGGAGGAGATATTTTCAATGCAAAAAGGTCTAGCCAAGGCCATGGATCTCTCAAGATATCCAAAAGATACTGAAGGAAGAGTATCTAGTCTATGCACTGCTATAATGCATGAAGCAATAGAGCTGCAAAGAACCACAAACTGGAAATGGTGGAAGACGCCAGTAGCGTTTGACATCAAACATGCAAAAGAAGAGCTCGTGGACATTTGGCACTTTGTGGTACAGACATCTTTGGAGCTTGGTTTAGAACCAAAAGATATACTAGAAGAATATCGTAGGAAAAATGCAATAAATCATAAACGACAGATTGATGGATACTAG
- a CDS encoding Phosphate uptake regulator, giving the protein MTRLIDSSLEKLSTIMADMGDMAIKCISLATESYLDGIANSDKVHDLSDQIRQKYFQVEDLIFDMMLKYQPVADDFRMIRSCTEISYAYSRFGRYAYDITQLREVFGDISDCKNTPLLEISNKVKRMIQDAVLSFAELDIRKAERIQQDEEFIDHIYKSRLPTLIKSNDTKCALAEALLLRYLERIGDHAVYMSDAVNYIITGKHKPTQKQIDSHTK; this is encoded by the coding sequence ATGACGCGCCTCATAGATTCTTCACTTGAAAAACTCTCCACAATAATGGCCGATATGGGAGATATGGCCATAAAATGTATCTCACTTGCAACCGAATCATATCTCGATGGTATTGCCAACAGCGATAAAGTACATGATCTCTCGGATCAGATACGCCAAAAATATTTCCAAGTTGAGGATCTCATATTTGACATGATGTTAAAATATCAACCAGTAGCAGACGACTTTAGGATGATCCGTTCGTGCACAGAGATCTCGTATGCATATTCTAGATTTGGTCGTTATGCATATGATATTACACAGCTGCGAGAAGTCTTTGGAGATATATCTGACTGCAAAAATACACCATTGCTAGAGATCTCAAACAAGGTAAAACGCATGATACAAGATGCTGTGTTATCCTTTGCAGAACTAGATATACGCAAAGCAGAAAGGATACAGCAAGACGAAGAATTCATAGACCACATATACAAGAGTCGCTTACCTACACTTATCAAATCAAATGATACAAAATGTGCTCTAGCTGAGGCGTTGCTTTTAAGATATCTTGAAAGAATAGGAGATCATGCAGTTTACATGAGCGATGCGGTAAACTATATCATAACTGGCAAACACAAACCCACACAGAAACAGATAGACTCACATACAAAATAA
- a CDS encoding ABC phosphate uptake transporter, ATP-binding protein, whose translation MSSVTGDLKSKEIFLDKETKPKFKMIAENVTITYGGVPAVKDVTMKFKERSVTALIGPSGCGKTTFLRCLNRMHDMTKNARVTGRVSIDGADLYSKSVDPIYHRRKVGMVFQKPNPFPTMSIFDNVVAGLRLNGVRDKKILSEIAKDSLKMAYLWDEVHEDLKRPAIELSGGQQQRLCIARALAIQPEVLLMDEPASALDPIATQKIEETINELKHEFTIIIITHNMQQAVRVSDYTGFMYLGKLIEFRETKKLFTDPHDDLTAKYVQGQFG comes from the coding sequence ATGAGTTCTGTGACAGGCGATTTAAAATCAAAAGAAATATTTTTGGATAAAGAGACAAAACCAAAATTCAAGATGATTGCCGAGAATGTGACTATTACATACGGTGGAGTGCCTGCAGTTAAAGACGTTACTATGAAATTCAAAGAAAGATCAGTCACAGCCCTGATAGGCCCATCTGGATGTGGCAAGACCACATTTCTGCGCTGTCTTAATCGTATGCATGATATGACAAAAAATGCCCGTGTTACAGGAAGAGTCTCAATCGACGGTGCTGATCTATACTCAAAGTCAGTAGATCCAATATATCATCGCCGCAAGGTTGGAATGGTGTTTCAAAAACCAAACCCGTTTCCAACAATGTCCATATTTGATAATGTGGTTGCCGGTCTACGCTTGAATGGAGTACGTGACAAAAAGATACTCTCAGAGATTGCAAAAGACTCACTAAAGATGGCCTATCTATGGGATGAAGTGCACGAGGATCTAAAGAGACCTGCTATAGAGCTCTCTGGCGGACAACAACAGAGACTCTGTATTGCACGTGCCCTTGCCATACAACCAGAGGTTTTATTGATGGACGAGCCAGCCTCTGCACTTGATCCAATAGCGACTCAAAAGATAGAAGAGACGATAAACGAGCTAAAACACGAGTTTACAATCATTATCATAACCCACAATATGCAGCAAGCCGTACGAGTCTCCGACTATACTGGATTCATGTATTTAGGCAAACTGATAGAATTTCGAGAGACAAAAAAACTCTTTACCGATCCTCATGATGATCTTACGGCAAAATATGTCCAGGGGCAATTTGGATAA
- a CDS encoding phosphate ABC transporter, permease protein PstA has product MEVVRNGAAALSIEFLTQTPGAIGSGEGGIGPAIQGTLIVIGISSIIGVPIGVMSGIFLAEFGESRITKLVRFFNDVFMEFPSIVLGIFAFLVIVLLLGHFSIWAGAFALSLIMFPIVARTTEESLKLVPITYREAGTALGLKRWVITFRIVISAAKSGLVTGILLSVARIGGETAPLIMTILGSSQFFAGFNSPMDALPLRIWRLSLLPYDSAQLQGWGAALVLILIILVINIAVRYFVLGKSSNLIGSIIKQRNLKRV; this is encoded by the coding sequence ATGGAGGTTGTTCGTAACGGTGCAGCAGCTCTATCGATAGAGTTTCTGACCCAGACTCCAGGTGCAATCGGATCAGGCGAAGGTGGTATTGGTCCGGCCATACAGGGAACACTAATTGTAATCGGCATCTCTAGCATAATCGGAGTTCCAATAGGAGTCATGTCGGGTATATTTCTTGCCGAATTCGGTGAGAGTCGTATTACAAAGTTGGTACGATTCTTTAACGATGTCTTTATGGAGTTTCCATCAATCGTCCTTGGTATCTTTGCATTTCTGGTTATCGTGTTGTTACTTGGACACTTTTCTATTTGGGCTGGCGCGTTTGCACTCTCGTTAATAATGTTTCCAATAGTGGCAAGAACCACCGAAGAGTCACTAAAACTTGTTCCAATTACATATAGAGAGGCTGGCACGGCGTTGGGTCTAAAGCGGTGGGTGATCACGTTTAGAATAGTAATCTCTGCTGCAAAATCTGGTCTAGTTACTGGCATATTGCTCTCAGTGGCGCGTATTGGAGGGGAGACTGCTCCACTGATAATGACGATACTTGGAAGTAGCCAGTTCTTTGCAGGTTTTAATTCTCCAATGGATGCTCTACCACTTCGTATATGGCGTCTCTCTCTTCTCCCATACGATAGTGCACAACTACAGGGGTGGGGTGCAGCATTGGTTCTAATACTCATCATACTTGTGATAAATATTGCCGTACGCTATTTCGTATTGGGAAAAAGCAGTAATCTAATCGGCAGCATCATAAAGCAGAGGAATTTGAAACGAGTATGA
- a CDS encoding phosphate ABC transporter permease subunit PstC produces the protein MSHLPAKQQKGIRRFDSDKLFKIGATIAGVYVLVIIALIVFQLFFESYPIWIEEGFGFVTGTDWNPVEGRESFGVFPYILGTLITSALAMAIGVPLSIGIAMFVSDAPPKIGNPLGFLVELLAAVPSVIYGLWGLYVFRVYFRDYIEKPIHDTFGDSIWLFSDTPLGLDILTASVVLAIMIIPTVSAVSREVLMAVPQQQREAAYMLGATKWEMFKLAMFPYAKTGLIGAAILGLGRAVGETIAVTMLIGNATGINAIPESLFGPGQTMSSIIANEFVEASPASLHLPALIGVGLVLLSMAVCINIVAHVLVTRMLHVREGAINS, from the coding sequence ATGAGCCATCTACCGGCAAAACAACAAAAAGGAATTCGCAGATTTGATTCAGATAAACTCTTCAAGATAGGCGCCACAATAGCAGGCGTCTATGTTCTTGTTATTATAGCACTAATCGTATTCCAACTCTTCTTTGAGTCATATCCTATATGGATAGAAGAAGGATTTGGATTTGTTACTGGAACTGATTGGAATCCTGTAGAGGGACGGGAATCATTTGGAGTCTTTCCGTACATACTTGGCACGTTGATAACGTCTGCATTAGCTATGGCAATTGGCGTTCCACTCAGCATAGGTATAGCAATGTTTGTCTCTGATGCGCCACCAAAGATAGGAAATCCATTGGGATTTTTAGTAGAATTACTAGCAGCAGTTCCAAGTGTCATATACGGACTGTGGGGTCTGTACGTATTTCGGGTTTATTTTCGTGATTATATTGAAAAACCAATACACGATACTTTTGGAGATTCTATTTGGCTCTTCTCAGATACTCCACTAGGTCTTGACATACTAACGGCTAGCGTGGTGCTTGCCATAATGATAATACCTACCGTCTCTGCTGTATCGCGCGAAGTTTTGATGGCAGTTCCACAACAACAACGAGAGGCAGCGTATATGCTCGGAGCCACTAAATGGGAGATGTTTAAACTTGCAATGTTTCCATATGCAAAGACTGGACTAATTGGAGCGGCAATCCTTGGACTAGGAAGGGCAGTGGGTGAGACGATAGCAGTTACAATGTTGATTGGAAACGCTACTGGAATAAACGCCATACCAGAATCGCTCTTTGGACCAGGGCAGACAATGTCTAGCATTATTGCCAATGAGTTTGTGGAAGCATCACCTGCTTCGTTACACCTACCTGCACTCATCGGAGTCGGTCTAGTACTTTTGAGCATGGCAGTCTGTATCAATATAGTAGCACATGTGCTTGTAACTCGTATGCTTCACGTCAGGGAGGGTGCAATCAACAGTTGA
- a CDS encoding phosphate ABC transporter, periplasmic phosphate-binding protein has translation METTILLVFISLAVSSPLLAFADSPELPSEMHTINAAGATFPYPLIDLWRIEIAKETSDRLQLNYQSIGSGGGVQQHIAKTVNFAASDAPLRVSESKLTPGTLHIPESIGGVVVAYNIPEIPDSGLKLDGDTIVKIYLGEITKWNDENIAKDNPGITLPDEDIIPVRRSDGSGTTFVFTDYLTAVSTEFDEIVGKSKSVQWPARTHGAAGNEGVAGIIRSTEYTIGYIELAYAFQTSMSYAHIKNADGTAFIEPSLESISAASKATSKTLPSPNGDWSRVSLVNMPGSESYPIASFTYLLVYDEISQTTKSKEQAQAVVYMIHWMLTKGQEFAPQLLYTPISDEITEIGMDALSQITYKGESLWNYESDKVTLPDWFRIVAQFWIKGEITDAEYIDNLQYLISKGILQVDN, from the coding sequence GTGGAGACAACAATCTTACTAGTGTTTATTTCACTAGCAGTATCTTCACCACTTTTGGCATTTGCCGACAGTCCAGAACTTCCATCAGAGATGCACACAATCAACGCTGCTGGTGCCACCTTTCCATATCCGCTTATAGATCTGTGGAGAATAGAGATCGCCAAAGAAACGTCAGATAGACTACAGCTAAACTATCAGTCCATTGGTAGTGGCGGTGGCGTACAACAACATATCGCAAAGACAGTAAACTTTGCAGCCTCTGATGCACCATTAAGAGTATCCGAGAGCAAACTAACTCCAGGCACATTACACATACCAGAGAGTATAGGAGGAGTGGTAGTAGCATACAACATACCAGAGATTCCTGACAGTGGTCTAAAACTTGATGGGGATACCATAGTAAAGATCTACCTTGGAGAGATCACAAAATGGAATGATGAAAACATTGCCAAAGATAATCCTGGAATAACTCTGCCAGATGAGGATATTATTCCTGTAAGGCGTTCGGATGGTTCAGGAACCACATTTGTATTTACAGATTATCTTACAGCAGTCAGTACTGAATTTGATGAAATAGTAGGCAAGAGTAAGAGCGTACAGTGGCCTGCACGTACACATGGAGCTGCAGGTAACGAAGGTGTTGCAGGAATAATCCGCAGTACCGAATATACAATCGGATACATAGAGCTTGCATATGCGTTTCAGACCAGTATGTCTTATGCCCATATAAAAAATGCTGATGGTACTGCATTCATAGAACCTAGTTTGGAATCAATATCTGCAGCATCCAAAGCTACATCAAAAACCCTACCAAGTCCTAACGGTGACTGGAGTAGAGTATCTCTAGTAAATATGCCAGGATCTGAATCATATCCGATTGCCAGCTTTACCTATCTTTTGGTATACGATGAGATATCCCAAACAACCAAATCAAAAGAGCAGGCGCAAGCAGTTGTATACATGATACATTGGATGCTGACAAAGGGACAAGAATTTGCTCCACAGCTACTCTACACTCCAATATCTGATGAAATTACAGAGATTGGCATGGATGCACTCTCGCAGATAACGTACAAAGGTGAGAGTCTCTGGAATTATGAGAGTGATAAAGTAACATTACCTGATTGGTTTCGCATCGTGGCTCAGTTTTGGATCAAAGGAGAAATTACCGATGCTGAGTATATAGACAATCTGCAGTATCTAATATCTAAAGGTATACTGCAGGTGGATAACTGA
- a CDS encoding tyrosyl-tRNA synthetase: MDTVEKIKLITRPPTSEVVTYKELDVLFASNERPKHYIGLEISGFLHLGSLISTGYKINDFANAGMDCTVFLADWHTMINDKIGGDMEKISIVSNYYEKAFKTVCPRVSIIRGSELYDKTPEYWTELVKFARHMPLARTMRALTIMGRTETENTDLAKLLYPAMQAMDIRFLDVDVAHSGMDQRKIHMLVRDIFPKMNWKVPVAIHHSLLPGLSKPANQDESKSGKMSKSNPDSGIFMHDDGQVIRSKIKKAWCEVGVTENNPLLEIVRQIIFHENKEITVERPEKFGGNVTYTEFEQIHADYASSKLHPGDLKDTVSKYLVPIVTGLAQKISLGDDVKNAILDRST, from the coding sequence ATGGATACGGTAGAAAAGATCAAGCTCATAACTCGACCACCCACATCAGAGGTAGTAACATACAAAGAATTAGATGTTCTCTTTGCCTCAAATGAGAGGCCAAAGCACTATATCGGATTAGAGATATCTGGGTTTTTGCATCTAGGTAGTCTGATAAGCACCGGATACAAAATTAACGATTTTGCAAATGCTGGTATGGATTGTACCGTCTTTCTAGCCGACTGGCATACTATGATAAATGACAAGATTGGTGGCGATATGGAAAAAATTTCCATCGTATCAAATTATTATGAAAAAGCATTCAAAACAGTCTGCCCTCGTGTATCCATTATACGCGGCTCTGAACTGTACGATAAAACACCAGAATACTGGACAGAGCTGGTTAAATTTGCGCGTCACATGCCACTAGCAAGAACCATGCGTGCCTTGACCATAATGGGTAGAACCGAGACAGAGAATACAGACTTGGCAAAGCTTCTCTATCCTGCCATGCAGGCAATGGATATACGGTTTTTGGATGTAGATGTTGCACATTCTGGAATGGATCAAAGAAAGATACACATGCTTGTACGCGACATATTTCCAAAGATGAACTGGAAAGTTCCAGTGGCAATTCACCATTCGCTGTTGCCTGGACTCTCAAAACCAGCAAATCAAGATGAATCCAAATCTGGTAAAATGAGCAAGTCCAATCCTGATTCTGGAATATTCATGCATGATGATGGTCAGGTTATACGCTCAAAGATCAAAAAGGCTTGGTGTGAGGTAGGTGTTACAGAGAACAATCCACTACTAGAGATTGTAAGGCAGATAATATTTCATGAAAACAAAGAGATTACCGTGGAACGGCCTGAAAAGTTTGGGGGCAATGTAACATATACAGAATTTGAGCAGATACATGCAGATTATGCAAGCTCAAAGTTGCACCCAGGTGATCTAAAGGATACTGTATCAAAATATCTAGTTCCTATTGTTACAGGTTTAGCACAAAAGATCAGCCTAGGAGACGATGTAAAAAATGCTATTCTAGATAGATCAACCTAG
- a CDS encoding precorrin-3B C17-methyltransferase (cobJ, cbiH) codes for MIGRLFIVGVGPGHHDHMTERARWAIKESDTIVGYETYVNLVKDLISGKDVYRYAMTQEVERAHQCIDLAMSGKTVSLVSSGDPGIYGMAGLIYEVLANQDWDPKSGMPVEVIPGVSALNSCASIIGSPLMTDFAVVSMSDLLVPWEIIIKRVEAAARGDFVIVIYNPSSKKRIHQLQDTQKILLEHRKPQTPVAIIKGAYRDSETVVLTDLEHLGDHSDKLGMISTVIVGNSSTYNYKDLMINPRGYKSKYNLG; via the coding sequence ATGATCGGCAGACTGTTCATAGTAGGAGTAGGACCTGGACATCATGACCATATGACAGAGCGCGCAAGGTGGGCCATAAAGGAGAGTGATACCATAGTGGGGTATGAGACGTATGTAAATTTGGTAAAAGATCTGATATCTGGCAAAGATGTATACCGTTATGCAATGACACAGGAAGTAGAACGTGCTCATCAGTGCATAGATTTGGCAATGTCTGGAAAAACAGTCTCGCTTGTATCTAGTGGCGATCCAGGAATATACGGAATGGCCGGTCTCATATATGAGGTATTGGCCAATCAAGATTGGGATCCAAAATCAGGTATGCCAGTAGAAGTCATACCTGGTGTATCGGCGCTTAATTCATGCGCTTCAATAATTGGCTCTCCACTTATGACTGATTTTGCAGTTGTCAGCATGAGTGACCTACTTGTACCATGGGAGATTATTATAAAACGTGTAGAGGCTGCAGCCCGTGGCGACTTTGTCATAGTAATTTACAACCCATCAAGCAAAAAACGGATACACCAGTTGCAGGATACACAAAAAATCCTTCTAGAGCATCGTAAACCACAGACGCCAGTAGCCATCATAAAGGGAGCATACCGAGATAGCGAAACTGTTGTTCTTACGGATCTAGAACACTTGGGGGATCACTCCGACAAGCTTGGAATGATAAGCACGGTAATAGTGGGAAATTCGTCCACGTACAACTATAAAGATCTCATGATAAACCCACGTGGATACAAATCAAAGTACAACCTAGGTTGA
- a CDS encoding DNA-binding protein — protein sequence MEKKSYECIKCGTKEYTSGKIRTTGSGLSRFVNVQNKEFITVTCASCGYTDMYKVSTGTAGKIIDLFTN from the coding sequence TTGGAGAAAAAATCATATGAATGTATCAAATGTGGGACAAAAGAATACACATCAGGCAAGATACGTACCACTGGCTCGGGTCTATCTCGATTTGTAAACGTACAAAACAAAGAATTTATCACTGTAACATGCGCTAGTTGCGGATATACTGATATGTATAAAGTTTCCACTGGAACTGCTGGCAAAATTATAGATCTATTTACAAACTAG
- a CDS encoding aspartate kinase, with product MRLVVKYDGSTILTPKKINIIAKQVYNESKNNQMVLVCSAIGDTTDHLLGITNSIHKNDVKGAKALAASIIDSHKKMAQQTITKATGRKKLVDSLTKDFEEFLELVNGIAILNETTPRSLDYLISFGERFSAKILSYAIADLGRKTQSMTGKEVGIVTDSNYGNCMPLMNTTRLRVFKNIETLLSKKITPVIGGFSGGDQHGHITTMGRGGSDYTASIIASCVKADEIWLVGDTDGMMTADPSVVDNAKIIREVSYSEAMEMSMFGAQQIHPKTFEPLFAKKIPMRIRSVSSKTLGTLVLSSPSADVKKSIKCVSAFKNNTIVDIRGTNMAGAPGTAVKIFDTLAAANVNIMMITQNPSESSITITVKKTDTDKTVHIMEKSLLGKIIKKIEVTPNMTIVALIGAGMRGTVGAAARVFGAVAKKSVNVAMITQGSSELNLAFVVRDSDSRKAVKAVHDEFKLGH from the coding sequence TTGAGACTTGTTGTAAAATACGATGGCTCGACAATCCTCACTCCAAAAAAGATCAACATCATTGCCAAACAAGTATACAATGAATCCAAAAACAATCAAATGGTACTTGTATGTTCGGCAATAGGAGACACAACAGATCATTTACTGGGCATAACAAATAGCATACACAAGAATGATGTCAAAGGCGCCAAAGCTCTAGCAGCTAGCATAATAGACTCACATAAAAAAATGGCGCAACAGACGATTACCAAAGCTACCGGAAGAAAAAAACTAGTAGATTCTCTTACCAAAGATTTTGAAGAATTTTTAGAGCTGGTAAACGGAATTGCGATATTAAATGAGACTACGCCACGTTCACTTGACTATTTGATATCTTTTGGAGAAAGATTCTCGGCCAAAATTCTTTCATATGCCATAGCGGATCTTGGGCGAAAAACACAATCTATGACTGGTAAAGAGGTGGGAATTGTAACTGATTCAAACTATGGCAACTGTATGCCGTTGATGAATACAACACGTCTGCGTGTCTTTAAGAATATCGAGACACTCTTGTCAAAAAAAATTACTCCAGTAATAGGAGGATTCTCTGGAGGGGATCAGCACGGGCACATTACCACAATGGGTCGTGGCGGTTCAGATTACACAGCATCCATAATCGCTTCTTGTGTAAAGGCCGACGAGATTTGGCTAGTGGGAGATACAGACGGTATGATGACCGCTGATCCTTCCGTGGTTGATAATGCCAAAATTATACGCGAGGTCTCATACTCGGAAGCAATGGAGATGTCTATGTTTGGTGCACAACAGATTCACCCAAAAACATTTGAGCCTTTATTTGCCAAAAAAATACCCATGCGGATACGGAGCGTATCTTCAAAAACTCTAGGTACACTAGTCCTCTCGTCACCTAGTGCGGATGTTAAAAAGTCAATAAAATGTGTTAGTGCGTTCAAAAACAATACCATTGTCGACATTAGGGGCACAAATATGGCAGGAGCTCCTGGAACGGCAGTTAAGATATTTGATACACTTGCAGCAGCGAATGTCAACATTATGATGATAACACAAAATCCCTCAGAGTCTAGTATAACCATAACCGTAAAAAAAACAGATACAGACAAGACGGTTCACATCATGGAAAAATCGCTTCTTGGAAAAATAATAAAAAAGATCGAAGTCACTCCAAATATGACCATAGTTGCATTGATAGGTGCCGGAATGCGTGGAACCGTCGGAGCCGCTGCTAGAGTATTTGGCGCAGTGGCAAAAAAATCTGTAAATGTCGCCATGATAACACAAGGCTCATCAGAGCTCAACCTAGCATTTGTTGTACGTGACTCGGATTCACGCAAGGCTGTTAAAGCTGTACATGATGAGTTTAAACTTGGTCACTAG